The Bubalus bubalis isolate 160015118507 breed Murrah chromosome 1, NDDB_SH_1, whole genome shotgun sequence genome includes a region encoding these proteins:
- the SLC51A gene encoding organic solute transporter subunit alpha isoform X2 yields MDISLMVIMTLFVLGSIAIFLEAAVYLHKNTRCPIKRKTLIWCSSSPTIVSAFSCFGLWIPRALTLVEMAITAFYAMCFYLLMQAMVEGFGGKEAVLRTLKDTPVMIHTGPCCCCCPCCPRIKITRKRLQLLLLGPIQYAFFKISLTLVGLFLIPDGIFDPSDISEGSTALWINTFLGVSTLSALWTIGIIFRQARLHLGEQNIGAKFVLFQALLILSALQPSIFSVLASGGQIACSPPFSSKIRSQVMNCHLLILESFLITVLTRIYYRRKDDKLGYEPFSSPDQDLNLKA; encoded by the exons ATGGATATTTCCCTCATGGTCATCATGACCTTGTTTGTCCTGGGCTCAATAGCCATCTTCCTGGAGGCTGCTGTCTACCTGCACAAGAACACCCGCTGCCCTATCAAGAGGAAGACCCTGATCTGGTGCAGCTCTTCACCCACG ATAGTGTCTGCATTCTCCTGCTTTGGTCTCTGGATTCCTCGTGCCCTGACACTAGTGGAAATGGCCATAACTGC GTTTTACGCGATGTGCTTTTACCTGCTGATGCAGGCCATGGTGGAAGGCTTTGGTGGGAAGGAGGCGGTGTTGAGGACACTGAAGGACACCCCGGTGATGATCCATAcaggcccctgctgctgctgctgcccctgctGCCCCCGAATCAAGATCACCAG GAAGAGACTTCAGCTGCTGCTGTTGGGCCCCATCCAGTACGCCTTCTTCAAGATATCATTGACCCTGGTGGGCCTGTTTCTCATCCCTGATGGCATCTTTGACCCATCAGAC ATTTCTGAGGGGAGCACAGCTCTATGGATCAACACTTTCCTCGGTGTGTCCACCCTGTCGGCTCTGTGGACCATAGGCATCATTTTTCGTCAAGCCAGGCTGCACCTGGGCGAGCAGAACATAGGAGCCAAATTTGTTCTGTTCCAG GCACTCCTTATTCTGTCTGCCCTGCAGCCATCCATCTTCTCAGTCTTGGCCAGTGGCGGGCAGATTGCTTGTTCACCTCCCTTTTCTTCTAAAATCAGGTCTCAAG TGATGAACTGCCACCTCCTCATCCTTGAGAGTTTTCTGATCACTGTGCTGACACGAATATACTACCGAAGGAAAGATGACAAGCTTGGATAtgaacctttctcttctccagaccaggatttgaacctcaAAGCCTGA